The sequence ATTTCCGTGTCGTGATGACTTTGGTACTGCCGGCGCAATACCTGAATATTGCGATTTCAAACTATCAATTGCCCAAACTGTCGCGCTTGGCGGAAGAGCGTTCAACACAATTTTCGGTCATGGCGCGCACTTTCATTTTGGTCACGCTCGGCTGCAGCCTTTTATACAGCCTGCTGCTGTGGGCGGCGGGCGAGTCGCTGGTCGGGCTACTGTTCGGCGCCAAATATGCCGGCCTGAACATGCGCGACTATGTCCTGTTTCCATTCATCTTTGCGGCCATCCAGGGGGGGCGCACGATCTTGAAGGCGCTCAGGCTGACTCATCACGCAAGCTGGTCGGTTGCCATCGGCTTTCTGTTTTTCCTGTTTGCTTTTCTCCTCAACAGCCACAGATCGATCAACAACGTATTGCTGCCGACGGTGTTCGGCCTGGGTGCAGCGTCCGTGATCATGTTTTACCAGATCAAGAAAAATCTAAAGGCTATTCATCTATGAAAATCGTGATTTGCGCTGTTCCCTATAGCCCAAACCTGGGCGATGGCGTCATCTATGAAAATATCCGTCAATTGCTGACTGAGCTGGCGCCAGCCGCGCAGATAAGCGCGCTGGATATTGCTGGCCGCGATGGCTATGACGCTTCCACGGTTTCCAGGAAACCTTTGATAAACCGGGTGCCTGGACGGCTGCGGCCGTCAGTTGTGTGCACCTATTTCTGCCTGCAATACTGGTGGCGCTGGCGTCATAAGTGGGCCGAACAGCTGGCCGACGCCGATCTTGTTGTGATTGGCGGCGGTCAGCTTTTCATGGACATCCATCTGAATTTCCCGATCAAGCTGTTTTTGCTTTCCAGGACCATCAGAGCCATCGGCAAGTCCGGCAAGGTGGCCATCTTTTCAGTGGGTGTATCGAAACGGATGTCGAACATTGGCGCGAACCTGTTTCAACGCGCGGTAAAGAATATGGCGCCGGTGCGAATCAGCGCGCGCGACATGCTGTCAGCCCAGCACATGAAGAAATATCTCGCGATCCATGGAGACGTCTGCATCACACCAGATCCAGCGATTTATTCGCAGCGGACCTTTGCGCAGCATCCTCAGCATGCGCCCGGCGGGAACGTGCTCGGCATTTGCATATCCTGCCCATTGGAAGTCAACCATGGCGTCAAGAACGAGCCCGCGTATGAACTGAAAATTTCAGAATTTTTCGAGAACCTGGCGCTGCAGGCGATAGCAGTGGGGTATGTGGTCAAGTTTTTTACCAACGGCGCTCCTGAAGATGAAGCATTCAAAGACGCGCTGGCGGCCGGCTTGAATAGCCGGCAGATAGTCAACGTGCCAAGGGCAAATGCGCCAGCCCAGCTGGTGGCCAACATCCGTGCCTGCGATTACATCATTGCCCACCGGCTGCATGCCAGCATTGTTGCTTATGCGCTGGATATACCTGCGATCGGGTTGAATTGGGACGCCAAGGTCAAGTCATTCT comes from Collimonas pratensis and encodes:
- a CDS encoding polysaccharide pyruvyl transferase family protein, whose amino-acid sequence is MKIVICAVPYSPNLGDGVIYENIRQLLTELAPAAQISALDIAGRDGYDASTVSRKPLINRVPGRLRPSVVCTYFCLQYWWRWRHKWAEQLADADLVVIGGGQLFMDIHLNFPIKLFLLSRTIRAIGKSGKVAIFSVGVSKRMSNIGANLFQRAVKNMAPVRISARDMLSAQHMKKYLAIHGDVCITPDPAIYSQRTFAQHPQHAPGGNVLGICISCPLEVNHGVKNEPAYELKISEFFENLALQAIAVGYVVKFFTNGAPEDEAFKDALAAGLNSRQIVNVPRANAPAQLVANIRACDYIIAHRLHASIVAYALDIPAIGLNWDAKVKSFFELIGRSRFFIPSPIPDVEKTLDLLSHARASCGTEKARLTLRLKKEVSALLDASVHQDSAAGARRWIGSKVDYENIV